From a region of the Triticum aestivum cultivar Chinese Spring chromosome 7D, IWGSC CS RefSeq v2.1, whole genome shotgun sequence genome:
- the LOC123167575 gene encoding protein PHOSPHATE-INDUCED 1: MAKRNLLLLLALMALATSMEAASATTSTRKLMFLVQPKPNLLTYHNGAVLHGDIPVSVLWYGRFTAAQKAIVSDFLLSLSSAPRASPAPSVSQWWSSIHQLYLSKAAAVGKHGAGATKAARVVLSGQVSDEACSLGKSLKLSQLPALAAKARPAKGGIALVLTAQDVGVEGFCMSRCGRHGTVDAKSGTAYVWAGNPATQCAGQCAWPFHQPAYGPQAPPLAAPNGDVGMDGLIINVASMVAGAVTNPFGDGFYQGEREAPLEAATACPGVYGKGAYPGYAGQLLVDGATGASYNAHGAHGRKYLLPALFDPATSACSTLV; the protein is encoded by the coding sequence ATGGCCAAGagaaacctcctcctcctcctggcgctaaTGGCGCTCGCCACAAGCATGGAAGCCGCGTCGGCTACCACGAGCACGAGGAAGCTCATGTTCCTGGTCCAGCCCAAGCCGAACCTCCTCACGTACCACAACGGCGCCGTGCTGCACGGCGACATCCCCGTCTCCGTCCTCTGGTATGGCCGCTTCACGGCGGCGCAGAAGGCCATCGTATCCGacttcctcctctccctctcctccgcgCCGCGCGCGTCCCCGGCGCCGTCCGTGTCCCAGTGGTGGAGCAGCATCCACCAGCTGTACCTCTCCAAGGCGGCGGCCGTCGGCAAGCACGGCGCCGGCGCCACCAAGGCCGCCCGGGTGGTCCTGTCCGGCCAGGTCTCCGACGAGGCGTGCTCGCTCGGGAAGAGCCTGAAGCTGTCCCAGCTCCCGGCGCTGGCGGCGAAGGCGAGGCCCGCCAAGGGCGGCATCGCGCTGGTGCTCACAGCGCAGGACGTGGGCGTGGAGGGCTTCTGCATGAGCCGGTGCGGCCGGCACGGGACCGTGGACGCCAAGTCCGGCACGGCCTACGTGTGGGCCGGCAACCCGGCGACGCAGTGCGCCGGGCAGTGCGCGTGGCCGTTCCACCAGCCGGCGTACGGGCCGCAGGCGCCGCCGCTGGCCGCGCCGAACGGCGACGTGGGCATGGACGGGCTCATCATCAACGTGGCGAGCATGGTGGCCGGCGCGGTGACCAACCCGTTCGGCGACGGGTTCTACCAGGGGGAGCGCGAGGCGCCGCTGGAGGCCGCGACGGCGTGCCCGGGGGTGTACGGCAAGGGCGCGTACCCCGGGTACGCCGGCCAGCTGCTGGTGGACGGCGCCACCGGAGCGAGCTACAACGCCCACGGTGCGCACGGGAGGAAGTACCTGCTCCCGGCGCTGTTCGACCCCGCCACCTCGGCCTGCTCCACGCTGGTGTAG